In Crassostrea angulata isolate pt1a10 chromosome 4, ASM2561291v2, whole genome shotgun sequence, one genomic interval encodes:
- the LOC128180325 gene encoding chitin synthase chs-2-like isoform X1: protein MDLQELRKKDVKMATSDIEMSDINVETRNGDPLHGSEHSPELWNIFRKDRLPEESKWCVGFTDSFFRGFKFLFYIFLFLVLIGGVIASRGGLQILASLLGDQERRFKNRTVTQDFISYLFFFIIAVPDFFKFIQSVAQFVFGKRESPKCARFLMVLLREAFHLFGLGCLLFKVMPYLDPLQTCLVTLSIPVFPSIINLVSYCHRKACQLGKGFKKILNLFSCICLIATFVILIISITSEKKDSTMEKEHKNVELLAWVATSVIFLSTRWIETYSFVCRKFIEYKKDKRISDKGYVTSHMCSSFLRITLLIVFFPTLYCPEIRGINETYNAFISMSSTNASGLLSLNCTNISKLISNDTHIHVSSTDLQNITDLCKDEGISYRLVINAYVVHIIAAFLTTHFGVLACRLRMQVVGFALPLTLASPLYLVLLIMFDEIEVDFARNLLNLNAENKWMLVSGFIIGWVGQIWVCRHAWFKNRQDRLEFAQKLFVLPHYCSPLVDLALLHSRRKRNRSENDYKKELNVPKTDTKVYICATMWHENRIEMKQILISIFRLDHHQFQYEFSKKDLKGKEKDYYTFEAHIPFDDAMETNKATNTRGPNDFVRQFMEIVNEAGSAFYNRKIMLDPPQKYVTPYGGRLEWKLPGENKLVVHLKDKDKIRHKKRWSQIMYMYYFIGYELLMKDRNPTTIPNPNFDDSTSIFELLSDEIKQKAENTYILALDGDVDFQPEALQLLIDRMKINPKVGATCGRIKPGGSGPVVWYQRFEYAIGHWLQKSAEHMFGCVLCSPGCFSLFRVKALMDDNVMRTYATLPTKAKHFLQYDQGEDRWLCTLMLQQGYRIEYCAAAEAITFAPEDFKEFFNQRRRWMPSTMANIWDLLKSYARTTRINPNISYFYVFYQFILLFSSVFGPSTVLLALESAIGSVFGVAPSVAYLLIYGPTILFLIICLKAKTDTQLNIAIALSAVYALLMMAVFVGTLVAIASEGWYTPTGMFFYIIVGTFIIAGLLHPHELGDLLCGVVYFICIPAGYLFLIIYAICNLNNVSWGTRENKTAVLEHSGPDQRKGKKKETEDEIDFVTTEMISGMIKQVKNSNLARASCSEAFFSIFRWMNNLVILKSLESVQNIFDKTKDESDAAEDGQTVGKHSLFKSRRMKAPMPRKKSLDDSSWASENVRQLNPSKLEPLEEKFWKDLIHFYLYPLEADQKKEEKDKEMLAELRNEVAFGFFFLNALWLATMTAMNEAKHIINIKISQPSGPPIIIEPLGFGFLVIFTILIVLQFIGMVMHRHETLLHILSITKLTKRKKIDIKEQIGLIAKEDVGYDSTDDSVKDEEEAIYCNEKMIRRAAEERAALKHALPDRYERRRNQALNLRKTVRRSLNNQHTQDTLNRRGGGLQNQDYSNQE, encoded by the exons ATGGATCTACAGGAACTAAGAAAGAAAGATGTAA AAATGGCGACCTCCGACATTGAAATGTCGGACATCAACGTAGAGACACGAAATGGCGATCCACTGCATGG ATCTGAACACAGTCCGGAGCTGTGGAACATTTTCCGAAAGGACAGGCTACCGGAAGAGTCCAAGTGGTGTGTGGGGTTCACAGACTCCTTCTTCAGGGGTTTCAAATTTCTATTCTACATCTTCCTGTTTCTGGTGCTTATAGGGGGCGTTATCGCAAGTAGAGGTGGTCTCCAGATTTTAGCATCTTTACTCGGTGACCAagaaagaagatttaaaaat AGGACTGTTACACAAGACTTCATTTCgtatctttttttcttcataatcgCAGTACcagattttttcaaattcattcaGAGCGTTGCCCAATTCGTGTTTGGAAAAAGAGAGAGTCCTAAATGTGCACGGTTTTTAATG GTATTGCTAAGGGAAGCATTTCATCTCTTTGGCCTAGGATGTTTGCTTTTCAAGGTCATGCCTTACCTTGACCCACTTCAAACTTGTCTCGTGACCCTCTCAATTCCTGTCTTCCCATCAATAATAAACCTAGTGTCTTACTGTCATCGCAAAGCATGTCAACTTGgaaaaggatttaaaaaaatattaaacttgtTCAGTTGCATTTGCCTGATTGctacttttgttatattgaTAATCTCAATTACTTCGGAGAAAAAAGACTCGACCATGGAAAAGGAACATAAAAATGTGGAACTTCTTGCATGGGTAGCAACTTCTGTTATTTTCCTGTCTACGAGATGGATTGAAACATATTCTTTTGTATGTAGGAAatttatagaatacaaaaaagaCAAACGGATCAGTGACAAAGGATATGTGACATCGCACATGTGTTCTAGTTTTCTAAGGATAACTTTATTGATTGTTTTCTTTCCAACTTTGTATTGTCCTGAAATTCGAGGAATTAATGAAACTTACAATGCGTTCATAAGTATGTCTTCCACCAATGCATCAGGACTTTTATCCCTAAATTGCACTAATATatcaaaactgatttcaaatgatacccatatacatgtaagcagCACCGACCTTCAAAACATCACCGATTTGTGCAAGGACGAAGGAATATCCTATCGGTTGGTCATTAATGCATACGTGGTCCATATTATCGCAGCATTTCTGACCACTCACTTTGGTGTGTTAGCTTGCAGACTTCGAATGCAAGTGGTTGGCTTTGCATTGCCACTGACCCTCGCTTCGCCACTGTACCTGGTCCTATTGATTATGTTCGATGAAATAGAAGTTGATTTTGCTCGCAATCTCCTTAATCTCAACGCCGAAAATAAATGGATGTTGGTCAGTGGATTTATTATTGGATGGGTAGGTCAGATTTGGGTTTGCAGACATGCATGGTTTAAAAATCGTCAGGATCGCTTGGAATTCGCGCAAAA gttGTTTGTCTTACCTCACTACTGTAGTCCTCTTGTCGACCTTGCACTCTTGCACAGCCGACGTAAACGAAACCGATCTGAAAATGATTACAAGAAGGAGCTCAATGTGCCCAAAACGGATACCAAAGTGTATATCTGCGCAACAATGTGGCATGAAAATAGAATAGAAATGAAACAGATTCTGATATCAATATTTAG acTTGATCACCACCAGTTTCAATATGAGTTTAGTAAGAAAGATCTTAAAGGCAAGGAGAAAGATTACTACACATTCGAAG CGCACATACCATTTGACGATGCGATGGAAACGAATAAAGCAACAAACACAAGAGGTCCAAATGATTTTGTGAGACAATTTATGGAAATCGTTAACGAAGCGGGAAG TGccttctataatagaaaaatcaTGCTGGACCCTCCACAGAAGTACGTTACTCCATATGGAGGTCGTTTGGAATGGAAACTTCCGGGAGAAAATAAACTCGTGGTTCATCTAAAAGACAAAGATAAAATCCGACACAAGAAACGATGGTCACAG atcatgtacatgtactactttaTTGGGTATGAACTCCTTATGAAGGACAGGAATCCAACAACAATACCAAATCCAAATTTTGATGATAGTACCTCCATTTTTGAACTTCTAAGTGACGAGATTAAACAAAAG GCGGAAAACACTTACATTCTTGCCCTTGACGGGGATGTTGACTTCCAACCAGAAGCACTTCAACTTCTAATTGATAGAATGAAGATAAATCCAAAAGTTGGAGCCACTTGTGGTCGTATTAAACCAGGAGGATCTG GACCTGTTGTCTGGTACCAGCGTTTTGAGTACGCCATAGGGCACTGGCTCCAGAAGTCCGCCGAGCATATGTTTGGTTGTGTTCTCTGTAGTCCTGGCTGTTTCAGTCTGTTTCGTGTTAAAGCACTCATGGACGATAATGTTATGAGAACATATGCTACCCTACCTACAAAAGCAAAACACTTCCTACAATATGATCAAG GAGAAGACCGTTGGCTCTGCACCCTAATGCTACAACAAGGTTACAGGATCGAGTACTGTGCAGCTGCTGAAGCAATCACATTTGCTCCTGAAGACTTCAAAGAGTTTTTCAACCAAAGAAGACGATGGATGCCATCTACGATGGCTAATATATGGGATCTTCTCAAGAGTTATGCCCGTACGACAAGAATAAACCCAAACATTTCATACTTTTACGTTTTTTACCagttcattttattgttttcatcGGTATTCGGTCCTTCCACTGTTTTACTGGCCTTAGAATCGGCCATAGGATCGGTATTTGGGGTAGCACCTTCGGTAGCTTATCTTTTAATATATGGACCAACAATACTGTTTCTAATCATTTGTCTAAAAGCGAAAACAGACACCCAACTTAATATTGCAATTGCGCTCAGTGCTGTGTACGCTCTTCTCATGATGGCGGTGTTTGTGGGAACTCTTGTTGCCATCGCTAGCGAGGGATGGTACACGCCTACGGGgatgtttttctacattataGTGGGAACATTTATAATTGCTGGGCTTCTTCATCCTCATGAGTTGGGAGACTTATTATGTGGTGTCGTGTATTTTATATGCATTCCAGcaggttatttatttttaataatttacgCTATTTGCAATTTAAACAACGTTTCATGGGGAACAAGAGAAAATAAAACGGCCGTATTAGAACACTCTGGGCCAGATCAAAGGAAAGGCAAAAAGAAAGAGACAGAAGatgaaattgattttgtaacCACGGAGATGATCAGTGGGATGATCAAACAGGTCAAAAACTCTAATTTAGCTAGAGCATCATGCTCAGAGGCTTTCTTTTCAATCTTTCGATGGATGAACAATCTAGTTATCCTAAAATCATTAGAAtctgttcaaaatatatttgataagaCAAAAGATGAGTCAGATGCTGCTGAAGATGGACAAACAGTTGGCAAACATTCGCTTTTTAAAAGTCGGCGTATGAAAGCTCCGATGCCAAGAAAAAAGAGTTTAGACGATAGTTCATGGGCATCAGAGAATGTTAGGCAGTTAAATCCGTCTAAACTCGAACCCTTAGAGGAAAAGTTCTGGAAAGatcttattcatttttatttatacccGTTGGAAGCTGAtcagaaaaaagaagaaaaagacaaagaaatgTTAGCTGAACTGCGAAATGAAGTAGCATTTGGGTTCTTTTTTCTCAACGCATTGTGGTTAGCAACCATGACGGCGATGAACGAGGCAAAACatataatcaatattaaaataagtCAACCTTCAGGGCCGCCAATAATCATTGAACCCCTTGGATTTGGTTTTCTGGTGATATTTACTATATTAATAGTTCTACAGTTTATTGGGATGGTGATGCATAGACATGAAACACTTTTGCATATTTTGTCAATAACAAAGctaacaaaacgaaaaaaaattgacattaagGAGCAAATCGGCCTAATTGCGAAGGAGGATGTGGGTTATGATAGTACAGATGATAGTGTGAAAGACGAGGAGGAGGCCATATACTGCAACGAGAAAATGATTAGGCGTGCAGCAGAAGAACGCGCAGCACTAAAACACGCTCTACCAGACAGGTACGAAAGACGAAGGAACCAAGCGCTGAACTTACGGAAAACAGTTCGGAGATCCTTGAATAACCAACACACACAGGACACTTTGAACAGACGGGGAGGTGGATTGCAAAATCAAGACTATTCAAACCAGGAATGA
- the LOC128180325 gene encoding chitin synthase chs-2-like isoform X2, translated as MATSDIEMSDINVETRNGDPLHGSEHSPELWNIFRKDRLPEESKWCVGFTDSFFRGFKFLFYIFLFLVLIGGVIASRGGLQILASLLGDQERRFKNRTVTQDFISYLFFFIIAVPDFFKFIQSVAQFVFGKRESPKCARFLMVLLREAFHLFGLGCLLFKVMPYLDPLQTCLVTLSIPVFPSIINLVSYCHRKACQLGKGFKKILNLFSCICLIATFVILIISITSEKKDSTMEKEHKNVELLAWVATSVIFLSTRWIETYSFVCRKFIEYKKDKRISDKGYVTSHMCSSFLRITLLIVFFPTLYCPEIRGINETYNAFISMSSTNASGLLSLNCTNISKLISNDTHIHVSSTDLQNITDLCKDEGISYRLVINAYVVHIIAAFLTTHFGVLACRLRMQVVGFALPLTLASPLYLVLLIMFDEIEVDFARNLLNLNAENKWMLVSGFIIGWVGQIWVCRHAWFKNRQDRLEFAQKLFVLPHYCSPLVDLALLHSRRKRNRSENDYKKELNVPKTDTKVYICATMWHENRIEMKQILISIFRLDHHQFQYEFSKKDLKGKEKDYYTFEAHIPFDDAMETNKATNTRGPNDFVRQFMEIVNEAGSAFYNRKIMLDPPQKYVTPYGGRLEWKLPGENKLVVHLKDKDKIRHKKRWSQIMYMYYFIGYELLMKDRNPTTIPNPNFDDSTSIFELLSDEIKQKAENTYILALDGDVDFQPEALQLLIDRMKINPKVGATCGRIKPGGSGPVVWYQRFEYAIGHWLQKSAEHMFGCVLCSPGCFSLFRVKALMDDNVMRTYATLPTKAKHFLQYDQGEDRWLCTLMLQQGYRIEYCAAAEAITFAPEDFKEFFNQRRRWMPSTMANIWDLLKSYARTTRINPNISYFYVFYQFILLFSSVFGPSTVLLALESAIGSVFGVAPSVAYLLIYGPTILFLIICLKAKTDTQLNIAIALSAVYALLMMAVFVGTLVAIASEGWYTPTGMFFYIIVGTFIIAGLLHPHELGDLLCGVVYFICIPAGYLFLIIYAICNLNNVSWGTRENKTAVLEHSGPDQRKGKKKETEDEIDFVTTEMISGMIKQVKNSNLARASCSEAFFSIFRWMNNLVILKSLESVQNIFDKTKDESDAAEDGQTVGKHSLFKSRRMKAPMPRKKSLDDSSWASENVRQLNPSKLEPLEEKFWKDLIHFYLYPLEADQKKEEKDKEMLAELRNEVAFGFFFLNALWLATMTAMNEAKHIINIKISQPSGPPIIIEPLGFGFLVIFTILIVLQFIGMVMHRHETLLHILSITKLTKRKKIDIKEQIGLIAKEDVGYDSTDDSVKDEEEAIYCNEKMIRRAAEERAALKHALPDRYERRRNQALNLRKTVRRSLNNQHTQDTLNRRGGGLQNQDYSNQE; from the exons ATGGCGACCTCCGACATTGAAATGTCGGACATCAACGTAGAGACACGAAATGGCGATCCACTGCATGG ATCTGAACACAGTCCGGAGCTGTGGAACATTTTCCGAAAGGACAGGCTACCGGAAGAGTCCAAGTGGTGTGTGGGGTTCACAGACTCCTTCTTCAGGGGTTTCAAATTTCTATTCTACATCTTCCTGTTTCTGGTGCTTATAGGGGGCGTTATCGCAAGTAGAGGTGGTCTCCAGATTTTAGCATCTTTACTCGGTGACCAagaaagaagatttaaaaat AGGACTGTTACACAAGACTTCATTTCgtatctttttttcttcataatcgCAGTACcagattttttcaaattcattcaGAGCGTTGCCCAATTCGTGTTTGGAAAAAGAGAGAGTCCTAAATGTGCACGGTTTTTAATG GTATTGCTAAGGGAAGCATTTCATCTCTTTGGCCTAGGATGTTTGCTTTTCAAGGTCATGCCTTACCTTGACCCACTTCAAACTTGTCTCGTGACCCTCTCAATTCCTGTCTTCCCATCAATAATAAACCTAGTGTCTTACTGTCATCGCAAAGCATGTCAACTTGgaaaaggatttaaaaaaatattaaacttgtTCAGTTGCATTTGCCTGATTGctacttttgttatattgaTAATCTCAATTACTTCGGAGAAAAAAGACTCGACCATGGAAAAGGAACATAAAAATGTGGAACTTCTTGCATGGGTAGCAACTTCTGTTATTTTCCTGTCTACGAGATGGATTGAAACATATTCTTTTGTATGTAGGAAatttatagaatacaaaaaagaCAAACGGATCAGTGACAAAGGATATGTGACATCGCACATGTGTTCTAGTTTTCTAAGGATAACTTTATTGATTGTTTTCTTTCCAACTTTGTATTGTCCTGAAATTCGAGGAATTAATGAAACTTACAATGCGTTCATAAGTATGTCTTCCACCAATGCATCAGGACTTTTATCCCTAAATTGCACTAATATatcaaaactgatttcaaatgatacccatatacatgtaagcagCACCGACCTTCAAAACATCACCGATTTGTGCAAGGACGAAGGAATATCCTATCGGTTGGTCATTAATGCATACGTGGTCCATATTATCGCAGCATTTCTGACCACTCACTTTGGTGTGTTAGCTTGCAGACTTCGAATGCAAGTGGTTGGCTTTGCATTGCCACTGACCCTCGCTTCGCCACTGTACCTGGTCCTATTGATTATGTTCGATGAAATAGAAGTTGATTTTGCTCGCAATCTCCTTAATCTCAACGCCGAAAATAAATGGATGTTGGTCAGTGGATTTATTATTGGATGGGTAGGTCAGATTTGGGTTTGCAGACATGCATGGTTTAAAAATCGTCAGGATCGCTTGGAATTCGCGCAAAA gttGTTTGTCTTACCTCACTACTGTAGTCCTCTTGTCGACCTTGCACTCTTGCACAGCCGACGTAAACGAAACCGATCTGAAAATGATTACAAGAAGGAGCTCAATGTGCCCAAAACGGATACCAAAGTGTATATCTGCGCAACAATGTGGCATGAAAATAGAATAGAAATGAAACAGATTCTGATATCAATATTTAG acTTGATCACCACCAGTTTCAATATGAGTTTAGTAAGAAAGATCTTAAAGGCAAGGAGAAAGATTACTACACATTCGAAG CGCACATACCATTTGACGATGCGATGGAAACGAATAAAGCAACAAACACAAGAGGTCCAAATGATTTTGTGAGACAATTTATGGAAATCGTTAACGAAGCGGGAAG TGccttctataatagaaaaatcaTGCTGGACCCTCCACAGAAGTACGTTACTCCATATGGAGGTCGTTTGGAATGGAAACTTCCGGGAGAAAATAAACTCGTGGTTCATCTAAAAGACAAAGATAAAATCCGACACAAGAAACGATGGTCACAG atcatgtacatgtactactttaTTGGGTATGAACTCCTTATGAAGGACAGGAATCCAACAACAATACCAAATCCAAATTTTGATGATAGTACCTCCATTTTTGAACTTCTAAGTGACGAGATTAAACAAAAG GCGGAAAACACTTACATTCTTGCCCTTGACGGGGATGTTGACTTCCAACCAGAAGCACTTCAACTTCTAATTGATAGAATGAAGATAAATCCAAAAGTTGGAGCCACTTGTGGTCGTATTAAACCAGGAGGATCTG GACCTGTTGTCTGGTACCAGCGTTTTGAGTACGCCATAGGGCACTGGCTCCAGAAGTCCGCCGAGCATATGTTTGGTTGTGTTCTCTGTAGTCCTGGCTGTTTCAGTCTGTTTCGTGTTAAAGCACTCATGGACGATAATGTTATGAGAACATATGCTACCCTACCTACAAAAGCAAAACACTTCCTACAATATGATCAAG GAGAAGACCGTTGGCTCTGCACCCTAATGCTACAACAAGGTTACAGGATCGAGTACTGTGCAGCTGCTGAAGCAATCACATTTGCTCCTGAAGACTTCAAAGAGTTTTTCAACCAAAGAAGACGATGGATGCCATCTACGATGGCTAATATATGGGATCTTCTCAAGAGTTATGCCCGTACGACAAGAATAAACCCAAACATTTCATACTTTTACGTTTTTTACCagttcattttattgttttcatcGGTATTCGGTCCTTCCACTGTTTTACTGGCCTTAGAATCGGCCATAGGATCGGTATTTGGGGTAGCACCTTCGGTAGCTTATCTTTTAATATATGGACCAACAATACTGTTTCTAATCATTTGTCTAAAAGCGAAAACAGACACCCAACTTAATATTGCAATTGCGCTCAGTGCTGTGTACGCTCTTCTCATGATGGCGGTGTTTGTGGGAACTCTTGTTGCCATCGCTAGCGAGGGATGGTACACGCCTACGGGgatgtttttctacattataGTGGGAACATTTATAATTGCTGGGCTTCTTCATCCTCATGAGTTGGGAGACTTATTATGTGGTGTCGTGTATTTTATATGCATTCCAGcaggttatttatttttaataatttacgCTATTTGCAATTTAAACAACGTTTCATGGGGAACAAGAGAAAATAAAACGGCCGTATTAGAACACTCTGGGCCAGATCAAAGGAAAGGCAAAAAGAAAGAGACAGAAGatgaaattgattttgtaacCACGGAGATGATCAGTGGGATGATCAAACAGGTCAAAAACTCTAATTTAGCTAGAGCATCATGCTCAGAGGCTTTCTTTTCAATCTTTCGATGGATGAACAATCTAGTTATCCTAAAATCATTAGAAtctgttcaaaatatatttgataagaCAAAAGATGAGTCAGATGCTGCTGAAGATGGACAAACAGTTGGCAAACATTCGCTTTTTAAAAGTCGGCGTATGAAAGCTCCGATGCCAAGAAAAAAGAGTTTAGACGATAGTTCATGGGCATCAGAGAATGTTAGGCAGTTAAATCCGTCTAAACTCGAACCCTTAGAGGAAAAGTTCTGGAAAGatcttattcatttttatttatacccGTTGGAAGCTGAtcagaaaaaagaagaaaaagacaaagaaatgTTAGCTGAACTGCGAAATGAAGTAGCATTTGGGTTCTTTTTTCTCAACGCATTGTGGTTAGCAACCATGACGGCGATGAACGAGGCAAAACatataatcaatattaaaataagtCAACCTTCAGGGCCGCCAATAATCATTGAACCCCTTGGATTTGGTTTTCTGGTGATATTTACTATATTAATAGTTCTACAGTTTATTGGGATGGTGATGCATAGACATGAAACACTTTTGCATATTTTGTCAATAACAAAGctaacaaaacgaaaaaaaattgacattaagGAGCAAATCGGCCTAATTGCGAAGGAGGATGTGGGTTATGATAGTACAGATGATAGTGTGAAAGACGAGGAGGAGGCCATATACTGCAACGAGAAAATGATTAGGCGTGCAGCAGAAGAACGCGCAGCACTAAAACACGCTCTACCAGACAGGTACGAAAGACGAAGGAACCAAGCGCTGAACTTACGGAAAACAGTTCGGAGATCCTTGAATAACCAACACACACAGGACACTTTGAACAGACGGGGAGGTGGATTGCAAAATCAAGACTATTCAAACCAGGAATGA